A stretch of Pseudomonas sp. LS.1a DNA encodes these proteins:
- a CDS encoding hydrolase, whose product MNNPKTEVLTPFNSQLIFIDQQPQMAFGVQSIDRQTLKNNTVGLAKAARIFNVPTIITTVETESFSGHTYPELLAVFPDAPLLERTSMNSWDDQKVRDALKKNGRNKVIVSGLWTEVCNTTFALSAMNDAGYEIYMVADASGGTTKEAHDYAMQRMIQAGVIPVTWQQVLLEWQRDWKNRDTYDAVMELVKEHSGAYGMGVDYAYTMVHKAPERVQHGPTLAPVAATV is encoded by the coding sequence ATGAACAATCCAAAAACTGAAGTCCTGACCCCGTTCAACAGCCAACTGATCTTCATCGATCAGCAGCCACAGATGGCCTTCGGCGTTCAGAGCATTGATCGCCAGACGCTGAAAAACAACACCGTAGGCCTGGCCAAGGCGGCCAGGATCTTCAATGTGCCCACCATCATCACGACGGTCGAGACTGAAAGCTTCTCTGGGCACACCTACCCCGAGCTGCTCGCCGTCTTCCCCGACGCTCCGCTGCTGGAGCGAACCTCCATGAACTCCTGGGATGACCAGAAGGTGCGAGACGCGCTGAAGAAAAACGGTCGCAACAAGGTCATCGTATCCGGCCTTTGGACGGAGGTGTGCAACACCACCTTCGCGCTGTCGGCGATGAACGATGCCGGCTATGAAATCTACATGGTTGCTGACGCCTCCGGTGGCACCACCAAGGAAGCCCACGACTACGCCATGCAGCGCATGATCCAGGCAGGCGTAATTCCGGTGACCTGGCAGCAAGTGCTGCTGGAGTGGCAGCGCGACTGGAAAAACCGCGATACCTACGATGCCGTCATGGAGCTGGTGAAAGAACACTCCGGCGCCTACGGCATGGGTGTCGACTATGCCTACACCATGGTGCACAAAGCACCCGAGCGCGTTCAGCACGGCCCAACCCTGGCCCCGGTTGCTGCAACTGTCTGA
- a CDS encoding RidA family protein, with amino-acid sequence MAASQPLNKQTAYWGVPWEKAYGYTQARRVGNEIYVSGQFNHDEEGNLVAPAPLDRDGRPCDFSSMGDQMRACYDNIAKLLALYGATLEDVVEETLYVLDMDAAFAVVGTVRKAAYGTERPQCASNIIGVSRLAQRPQLIEITCKAVLGSRAE; translated from the coding sequence ATGGCAGCTTCACAACCACTCAACAAACAAACCGCCTATTGGGGCGTTCCGTGGGAGAAGGCTTACGGGTATACGCAGGCACGGCGGGTAGGGAACGAGATCTACGTATCGGGCCAGTTCAATCATGACGAAGAAGGGAACCTGGTCGCGCCGGCCCCCTTGGATCGTGACGGCAGGCCCTGTGATTTCTCTTCGATGGGGGACCAGATGCGCGCCTGCTACGACAATATCGCCAAGCTGCTCGCGCTGTACGGAGCGACACTTGAAGATGTTGTCGAAGAGACGCTCTACGTACTGGACATGGACGCGGCCTTTGCCGTGGTCGGCACGGTGCGCAAGGCCGCTTACGGTACAGAACGGCCTCAATGCGCCAGTAACATCATCGGCGTCTCGAGGCTTGCCCAGCGCCCACAGCTGATCGAAATCACCTGCAAAGCGGTACTTGGCTCGCGCGCTGAGTGA
- a CDS encoding LysR family transcriptional regulator yields the protein MKSLPGNVPTAPAAPKDVKWNASEAANQLSWDDLRIIKTLSECGNRAATAKKLGINVSTVSRRVSQVEKTLGVALFDHRKSGYLLTIEGAELRALAERVELDIVSVTRRVSRAGQGPLGKLRITTSDSLLLYFLTPIIADFKALNEGITIEVLVGNESLSLARDESDIAVRATRKPAESLVGRKLATIAWAPYGSSHHLTPAPLFTEGQAWVSYSAALRGLKATSYVENRVAAECISYRTDSVAAASAAIAAGLGVGFLPCMLGDITPGLERVGPVVPELQDELWLLTHQDIRKSWRVKAFMTFCAAAVANQKPLIEGQLVLPVT from the coding sequence GTGAAGTCGTTACCTGGAAATGTCCCAACTGCCCCCGCTGCCCCCAAGGACGTGAAATGGAACGCGAGTGAGGCTGCCAACCAGCTCTCATGGGACGACCTGCGGATCATCAAAACGCTCAGTGAGTGTGGCAATCGCGCTGCCACGGCCAAGAAGCTCGGCATCAACGTGTCCACCGTTTCCCGCAGGGTCTCCCAGGTTGAAAAGACACTTGGCGTAGCCTTGTTCGATCACCGCAAATCAGGCTACCTGCTCACCATCGAGGGCGCGGAATTACGTGCACTCGCCGAGCGCGTGGAGCTGGACATCGTCAGCGTGACACGGCGTGTCTCGCGTGCCGGCCAGGGGCCACTCGGCAAGCTTCGTATCACCACCAGCGACTCACTGCTTCTTTACTTCCTCACCCCCATCATCGCGGACTTCAAGGCCCTCAATGAAGGCATCACGATTGAGGTGCTGGTGGGCAACGAATCACTGAGCCTTGCACGAGACGAATCGGATATTGCGGTTCGAGCGACCAGGAAACCCGCCGAAAGCCTGGTAGGTCGCAAACTGGCCACAATCGCCTGGGCTCCTTACGGTAGTAGCCACCATTTAACGCCTGCTCCTCTGTTCACTGAAGGCCAGGCCTGGGTTTCCTATTCCGCAGCGCTACGCGGGCTCAAGGCAACCAGCTATGTCGAAAACAGGGTCGCTGCCGAGTGCATCTCGTACCGTACCGACTCGGTTGCGGCGGCGAGTGCTGCAATCGCGGCAGGCCTGGGGGTGGGTTTTTTACCCTGCATGTTGGGTGATATCACGCCTGGGCTTGAACGGGTCGGCCCGGTGGTACCGGAGCTGCAGGATGAGCTGTGGCTGCTGACGCACCAGGACATCCGCAAATCGTGGCGGGTCAAGGCATTCATGACGTTCTGTGCAGCGGCCGTTGCCAACCAGAAGCCGTTGATCGAGGGCCAATTGGTACTCCCGGTCACGTAG
- a CDS encoding PA0061/PA0062 family lipoprotein, with translation MRKLTLLFAIAAFAGCQAPMPTANPQMAWVDLSMPFPNDRVLLAERLDKQRLRDGRFFEVSPGSHELVVRFDYEVNGGGGISLMGGSTVRQCYLTIDYAHFKAGQRYVLEARSMAMTPEARLYDAKGEIVAQVTELYCLM, from the coding sequence ATGCGCAAGCTGACACTGTTGTTCGCGATCGCTGCATTTGCGGGTTGCCAGGCGCCGATGCCCACTGCCAACCCACAGATGGCCTGGGTCGATCTCTCGATGCCATTCCCGAATGACCGTGTGCTGTTGGCCGAACGCCTGGATAAACAACGCCTGCGCGACGGTCGCTTCTTCGAGGTCAGCCCCGGCAGCCATGAATTGGTCGTCAGGTTCGACTACGAAGTCAATGGTGGTGGTGGCATCAGTCTGATGGGGGGCAGCACGGTAAGGCAATGCTACCTGACCATCGACTACGCACATTTCAAGGCAGGGCAGCGCTATGTACTCGAGGCCCGCTCCATGGCCATGACGCCAGAGGCGAGGCTCTATGATGCGAAGGGAGAGATTGTGGCGCAGGTCACGGAACTCTATTGCCTGATGTGA
- a CDS encoding formyl transferase encodes MLGQLALIEQDFFNALPPGLIRSSDQVSSGLRFGFADLQQRFGVPVQVLPSLRDPAGLQMLQDAGADLFISIRFGQILKNEALAIPSRGVLNLHSGLLPQYRGVLATFRALLNGASEIGCTLHWIDSPGIDVGRIIETARVAVDKEHSLLWHILSLYQPGARLIMNAIRRLERNEPMPGTFQDPSAGAYYSFPSEDDLMQFTTLGWRLFDREDVWELFESYGFPLRINTL; translated from the coding sequence ATGCTCGGACAACTGGCATTGATCGAGCAGGACTTCTTCAATGCCTTGCCCCCTGGGTTAATCAGATCGAGCGACCAGGTCAGCAGCGGGCTTCGATTCGGTTTTGCAGACCTGCAGCAACGCTTTGGGGTTCCTGTACAGGTATTGCCCAGCTTGAGGGATCCTGCGGGCCTGCAAATGCTGCAGGATGCGGGAGCGGATCTGTTCATCTCAATCCGCTTTGGTCAAATCCTGAAGAATGAAGCGTTGGCAATTCCGTCACGCGGCGTCCTCAATCTTCACTCTGGCCTCTTGCCTCAGTATCGAGGTGTTCTCGCGACCTTCCGGGCGCTGCTGAACGGCGCCTCGGAGATCGGCTGTACCCTCCACTGGATTGACAGTCCCGGCATCGATGTTGGTCGCATCATCGAGACTGCCCGGGTGGCAGTCGACAAGGAGCACTCCTTGCTGTGGCACATCCTTTCACTGTATCAACCAGGCGCGCGTCTCATCATGAACGCAATCAGGCGCCTGGAGCGCAACGAGCCTATGCCGGGGACCTTTCAAGATCCATCTGCCGGGGCCTACTACTCTTTTCCCAGCGAGGATGACCTGATGCAGTTCACGACACTGGGGTGGCGGCTCTTCGATCGCGAGGACGTTTGGGAGCTTTTCGAATCGTACGGATTTCCGTTGCGGATAAATACTCTTTAA